The Acropora palmata chromosome 10, jaAcrPala1.3, whole genome shotgun sequence genome contains a region encoding:
- the LOC141895197 gene encoding uncharacterized protein LOC141895197 isoform X1, producing the protein MLKQNMETNRFEDQENQPVGVVALVTPSRQPFKSVQDRRVNSGNLRRSLHSDLSKKTLLKGKQRRKRLSAPVNTLHQLIPRLVKSTEATSRIQEKSLECDKVLPLKCNDEECIKDFAENVVGRILTEVHKNSKVNTEKESSLKKMEEYESIILQMNKERLRLERQIAQLMKEQMRRKQPICGTGSTTASILEKELESKDHEFSELKGNCQQLQELLLELPVLKNELQKSKQETKAVNQLLLQCRKSNAEFKEYTATLNMQMKDTKLLSEQQKELHKRIGDIQRERDENVGKFQRLSELLKEREVEIQRNKEHCVALKGLVDRLEIAASDAEKNLAMSREKETVLHYQIDELNLSLEKNMQLLYDTQIHVGDVEDKLKKSREKENELNKEYGKLVEQRDCLTSDVDLHKMEISRQEHLLCRQQREITDLKLKLQNALEQMEQIQSQQQEVNEFTEEERRNLEDTVVEMEKMLKQSKLEKTELDASFKNQSIKFEEIVKEMKLSRGLLRDKQEELDATQCQAHWIVLQQESIIAETSKELIVISDLVNDWLSKFSNQNELEEENKGEDRSEISIKEYPRTEDESFPTPKSLVQSVLEATSMRENKTQSPALPKADDLCVQLHPIFEESESELSCPQVTNGDAEKPPTLNEQAMGLKQSLKQLATVISSQTPSLRDKNTIQRLQQQRILTEEEHKSALAKLTSELEDCRMSENKLLQENSSRCNKILLLQQQLKETTENLQQSWKKLDSLGEQYEDTFQQQNKIMELTDNIKQLSEEVKKLQGENQSLTQQLNDSLARLSDQSQDGLGEVLEEKFNLEKKIQTLKEKSLAYRLETQDYIAEYKYRTDSKQYRTVLQIRVLEINIQKAEVEICRLDELVEKIRFVLHKHDDMVSSFPDINKLLSFLDGQDVHLSD; encoded by the exons atgttgaaacaaaatatggaaacGAATCGTTTCGAAGATCAGGAAAATCAACCTGTTGGG GTTGTAGCACTTGTGACTCCTTCCAGACAGCCCTTCAAAAGTGTCCAGGATAGACGTGTCAATAGTGGCAACCTAAGACGATCACTTCATTCAGACCTTTCAAAAAAGACGCTgttgaaaggaaaacaaagacgGAAGAGACTTAGTGCTCCAGTAAACACTTTGCATCAATTAATACCACGTCTGGTCAAGTCAACAGAGGCAACCTCACGGattcaagaaaaatctctTGAATGTGATAAGGTGCTTCCATTGAAATGCAATGATGAAGAATGCATCAAAGATTTTGCAGAAAATGTTGTTGGAAGAATCCTCACAGAAGTTCACAAG AATAGTAAAGTGAATACTGAAAAAGAATCTTCTCtgaaaaaaatggaagaatATGAATCAATAATTCTACAGATGAATAAAGAAAGATTGAGGCTTGAGAGACAAATAGCTCAGTTGATGAAG GAGCAAATGAGAAGAAAACAGCCAATTTGTGGCACTGGCTCTACAACAGCATCAATTCTTGAGAAGGAATTGGAATCAAAAGATCATGAATTTTCTGAGCTGAAAGGAAATTGTCAACAACTTCAGGAGTTGTTGTTGGAACTtcctgttttgaaaaacgaacTGCAGAAGAGTAAGCAAGAAACAAAGGCTGTGAACCAGTTGCTACTCCAGTGCCGAAAAAGCAATGCTGAATTCAAAGAGTACACTGCCACTCTCaatatgcaaatgaaagaCACCAAATTGCTTtcagagcaacaaaaagagctTCATAAGAGAATTGGTGACATTCAAAGAGAAAGAGATGAAAATGTTGGTAAATTTCAAAGGCTTTCGGAACTTTTGAAGGAAAGGGAAGTAgaaattcaaagaaacaaagagcATTGTGTAGCTTTGAAAGGACTGGTTGATAGACTAGAG ATTGCTGCATCTGATGCAGAGAAGAATTTAGCTATGAGCAGGGAAAAGGAGACAGTTCTGCACTATCAG ATTGATGAACTTAATTTATCTTTGGAGAAGAACATGCAGCTCTTATATGACACCCAAATACATGTTGGAGATGTGGAGGATAAGCTAAAGAAATCTAG AGAGAAGGAGAATGAGTTAAACAAGGAATATGGAAAACTAGTGGAACAGAGGGATTGTTTAACATCTGATGTTGACCTCCATAAAATGGAGATCTCTAGGCAAGAGCATTTGCTTTGTAGACAACAACGAGAAATCACTGATTTGAAGCTGAAGCTTCAGAATGCCTTGGAACAAATGGAG CAAATACAGTCCCAACAGCAAGAAGTGAACGAATTTACGGAAGAAGAACGAAGAAACCTTGAAGATACTGTggttgaaatggaaaaaatg CTTAAACAGAGTAAGCTCGAGAAGACAGAATTGGATGCATCATTTAAAAACCAGTCCATAAAATTCGAAGAGATTGTCAAGGAAATGAAACTCTCAAG gggtCTTCTGCGAGACAAACAAGAAGAATTGGATGCCACACAGTGTCAGGCCCATTGGATAGTCTTGCAACAGGAGTCTATTATAGCGGAGACATCAAAAGAGCTCATTGTGATTTCAGATCTAGTCAACGATTGGCTGAGTAAATTCAGCAATCAAAATGAACTTGAGGAG gaaaaCAAGGGAGAAGATAGAAGTGAAATATCAATAAAGGAATATCCCCGGACTGAAGATGAAAGCTTCCCTACACCTAAGTCGCTTGTGCAAAGTGTGCTTGAGGCCACATCAATGAGGGAGAATAAGACACAGTCACCAGCTCTT cCCAAGGCAGATGATCTTTGTGTACAACTGCACCCCATTTTTGAAGAAAGCGAATCAGAGCTCAGCTGTCCTCAAGTAACCAATGGTGATGCAGAGAAACCTCCAACACTAAATGAGCAGGCAATGGGACTGAAACAATCCTTGAAACAGTTAGCCACTGTTATTAGTAGCCAGACTCCCTCCCTTCGCGATAAGAACACAATTCAAAGACTACAACAGCAAAG GATCTTAACAGAAGAGGAGCATAAGTCAGCGCTGGCAAAATTAACATCAGAACTTGAAGATTGCAGAATGTCTGAAAATAAACtacttcaagaaaattctAGCAGGTGTAACAAGATACTTTTGTTACAACAACAACTCAAGGAAACCACAGAAAATCTTCAACAATCGTGGAAAAAACTGGATTCGTTAGGAGAGCAGTATGAAGATACATTtcaacagcaaaacaaaataatg GAGTTAACTGACAACATCAAGCAGTTATCGGAAGAGGTGAAAAAACTACAAGGAGAAAACCAAAGTTTGACTCAGCAGCTCAATGATAGCCTAGCTAGGCTTAGTGACCAGTCACAAGACGGGCTTGGCGAAGTACTAGAAGAAAAATTCAATCTGGAAAAGAAG ATTCagactttaaaagaaaaatcattgGCATATCGCTTGGAGACACAAGATTACATTGCTGAATACAAGTACCGAACAGATTCGAAG CAATACCGTACTGTGCTTCAGATTCGAGTTCTCGAGATCAATATTCAGAAAGCAGAAGTTGAGATCTGCCGTTTAGATGAATTGGTGGAGAAGATAAGATTT GTCTTGCATAAGCACGACGACATGGTGTCAAGTTTCCCAGATATTAACAAGTTACTCTCGTTTCTTGATGGCCAGGATGTTCATTTATCTGACTAG
- the LOC141895197 gene encoding uncharacterized protein LOC141895197 isoform X2, whose product MLKQNMETNRFEDQENQPVGVVALVTPSRQPFKSVQDRRVNSGNLRRSLHSDLSKKTLLKGKQRRKRLSAPVNTLHQLIPRLVKSTEATSRIQEKSLECDKVLPLKCNDEECIKDFAENVVGRILTEVHKNSKVNTEKESSLKKMEEYESIILQMNKERLRLERQIAQLMKEQMRRKQPICGTGSTTASILEKELESKDHEFSELKGNCQQLQELLLELPVLKNELQKSKQETKAVNQLLLQCRKSNAEFKEYTATLNMQMKDTKLLSEQQKELHKRIGDIQRERDENVGKFQRLSELLKEREVEIQRNKEHCVALKGLVDRLEIAASDAEKNLAMSREKETVLHYQIDELNLSLEKNMQLLYDTQIHVGDVEDKLKKSREKENELNKEYGKLVEQRDCLTSDVDLHKMEISRQEHLLCRQQREITDLKLKLQNALEQMEQIQSQQQEVNEFTEEERRNLEDTVVEMEKMLKQSKLEKTELDASFKNQSIKFEEIVKEMKLSRGLLRDKQEELDATQCQAHWIVLQQESIIAETSKELIVISDLVNDWLSKFSNQNELEEENKGEDRSEISIKEYPRTEDESFPTPKSLVQSVLEATSMRENKTQSPALPKADDLCVQLHPIFEESESELSCPQVTNGDAEKPPTLNEQAMGLKQSLKQLATVISSQTPSLRDKNTIQRLQQQRILTEEEHKSALAKLTSELEDCRMSENKLLQENSSRCNKILLLQQQLKETTENLQQSWKKLDSLGEQYEDTFQQQNKIMELTDNIKQLSEEVKKLQGENQSLTQQLNDSLARLSDQSQDGLGEVLEEKFNLEKKIQTLKEKSLAYRLETQDYIAEYKYRTDSKIRVLEINIQKAEVEICRLDELVEKIRFVLHKHDDMVSSFPDINKLLSFLDGQDVHLSD is encoded by the exons atgttgaaacaaaatatggaaacGAATCGTTTCGAAGATCAGGAAAATCAACCTGTTGGG GTTGTAGCACTTGTGACTCCTTCCAGACAGCCCTTCAAAAGTGTCCAGGATAGACGTGTCAATAGTGGCAACCTAAGACGATCACTTCATTCAGACCTTTCAAAAAAGACGCTgttgaaaggaaaacaaagacgGAAGAGACTTAGTGCTCCAGTAAACACTTTGCATCAATTAATACCACGTCTGGTCAAGTCAACAGAGGCAACCTCACGGattcaagaaaaatctctTGAATGTGATAAGGTGCTTCCATTGAAATGCAATGATGAAGAATGCATCAAAGATTTTGCAGAAAATGTTGTTGGAAGAATCCTCACAGAAGTTCACAAG AATAGTAAAGTGAATACTGAAAAAGAATCTTCTCtgaaaaaaatggaagaatATGAATCAATAATTCTACAGATGAATAAAGAAAGATTGAGGCTTGAGAGACAAATAGCTCAGTTGATGAAG GAGCAAATGAGAAGAAAACAGCCAATTTGTGGCACTGGCTCTACAACAGCATCAATTCTTGAGAAGGAATTGGAATCAAAAGATCATGAATTTTCTGAGCTGAAAGGAAATTGTCAACAACTTCAGGAGTTGTTGTTGGAACTtcctgttttgaaaaacgaacTGCAGAAGAGTAAGCAAGAAACAAAGGCTGTGAACCAGTTGCTACTCCAGTGCCGAAAAAGCAATGCTGAATTCAAAGAGTACACTGCCACTCTCaatatgcaaatgaaagaCACCAAATTGCTTtcagagcaacaaaaagagctTCATAAGAGAATTGGTGACATTCAAAGAGAAAGAGATGAAAATGTTGGTAAATTTCAAAGGCTTTCGGAACTTTTGAAGGAAAGGGAAGTAgaaattcaaagaaacaaagagcATTGTGTAGCTTTGAAAGGACTGGTTGATAGACTAGAG ATTGCTGCATCTGATGCAGAGAAGAATTTAGCTATGAGCAGGGAAAAGGAGACAGTTCTGCACTATCAG ATTGATGAACTTAATTTATCTTTGGAGAAGAACATGCAGCTCTTATATGACACCCAAATACATGTTGGAGATGTGGAGGATAAGCTAAAGAAATCTAG AGAGAAGGAGAATGAGTTAAACAAGGAATATGGAAAACTAGTGGAACAGAGGGATTGTTTAACATCTGATGTTGACCTCCATAAAATGGAGATCTCTAGGCAAGAGCATTTGCTTTGTAGACAACAACGAGAAATCACTGATTTGAAGCTGAAGCTTCAGAATGCCTTGGAACAAATGGAG CAAATACAGTCCCAACAGCAAGAAGTGAACGAATTTACGGAAGAAGAACGAAGAAACCTTGAAGATACTGTggttgaaatggaaaaaatg CTTAAACAGAGTAAGCTCGAGAAGACAGAATTGGATGCATCATTTAAAAACCAGTCCATAAAATTCGAAGAGATTGTCAAGGAAATGAAACTCTCAAG gggtCTTCTGCGAGACAAACAAGAAGAATTGGATGCCACACAGTGTCAGGCCCATTGGATAGTCTTGCAACAGGAGTCTATTATAGCGGAGACATCAAAAGAGCTCATTGTGATTTCAGATCTAGTCAACGATTGGCTGAGTAAATTCAGCAATCAAAATGAACTTGAGGAG gaaaaCAAGGGAGAAGATAGAAGTGAAATATCAATAAAGGAATATCCCCGGACTGAAGATGAAAGCTTCCCTACACCTAAGTCGCTTGTGCAAAGTGTGCTTGAGGCCACATCAATGAGGGAGAATAAGACACAGTCACCAGCTCTT cCCAAGGCAGATGATCTTTGTGTACAACTGCACCCCATTTTTGAAGAAAGCGAATCAGAGCTCAGCTGTCCTCAAGTAACCAATGGTGATGCAGAGAAACCTCCAACACTAAATGAGCAGGCAATGGGACTGAAACAATCCTTGAAACAGTTAGCCACTGTTATTAGTAGCCAGACTCCCTCCCTTCGCGATAAGAACACAATTCAAAGACTACAACAGCAAAG GATCTTAACAGAAGAGGAGCATAAGTCAGCGCTGGCAAAATTAACATCAGAACTTGAAGATTGCAGAATGTCTGAAAATAAACtacttcaagaaaattctAGCAGGTGTAACAAGATACTTTTGTTACAACAACAACTCAAGGAAACCACAGAAAATCTTCAACAATCGTGGAAAAAACTGGATTCGTTAGGAGAGCAGTATGAAGATACATTtcaacagcaaaacaaaataatg GAGTTAACTGACAACATCAAGCAGTTATCGGAAGAGGTGAAAAAACTACAAGGAGAAAACCAAAGTTTGACTCAGCAGCTCAATGATAGCCTAGCTAGGCTTAGTGACCAGTCACAAGACGGGCTTGGCGAAGTACTAGAAGAAAAATTCAATCTGGAAAAGAAG ATTCagactttaaaagaaaaatcattgGCATATCGCTTGGAGACACAAGATTACATTGCTGAATACAAGTACCGAACAGATTCGAAG ATTCGAGTTCTCGAGATCAATATTCAGAAAGCAGAAGTTGAGATCTGCCGTTTAGATGAATTGGTGGAGAAGATAAGATTT GTCTTGCATAAGCACGACGACATGGTGTCAAGTTTCCCAGATATTAACAAGTTACTCTCGTTTCTTGATGGCCAGGATGTTCATTTATCTGACTAG